One genomic window of Chlamydiales bacterium STE3 includes the following:
- a CDS encoding hypothetical protein (Product derived from UniProtKB/Swiss-Prot:P74615;Uncharacterized protein sll1483) gives MKKALFNLLSFIFCIPVLCSAENPYVKEEVLTVVDVMTLEPNFSHFITLLNVAHLTHFLEDEGPFTIFAPTNSAFDALPKGTWSEFLKPQNFTTLQKFLKEHIIAKKVMSPNLKAFELQTISGKQLEAQVNDGIVTINGAQIVIPNRQGANGVVHGISSLMPQK, from the coding sequence ATGAAAAAAGCCCTTTTCAACCTTCTGAGCTTTATTTTTTGTATTCCTGTCCTCTGCAGTGCAGAGAACCCTTATGTTAAAGAAGAGGTTTTGACTGTTGTCGATGTCATGACTCTTGAGCCTAATTTCTCTCATTTTATCACTTTGTTAAATGTTGCACATTTAACCCATTTTTTAGAAGATGAGGGTCCTTTTACAATTTTTGCTCCGACCAATTCTGCATTCGATGCTCTCCCTAAAGGGACCTGGAGCGAGTTCTTAAAACCACAAAATTTTACCACATTACAAAAATTTTTGAAGGAGCACATTATTGCAAAAAAAGTAATGTCTCCAAATTTGAAAGCTTTTGAATTACAAACAATTAGTGGCAAACAACTCGAAGCTCAAGTGAACGATGGCATCGTTACGATTAACGGTGCACAGATTGTCATCCCTAATAGACAGGGGGCCAACGGTGTCGTCCATGGAATCAGCTCATTGATGCCTCAAAAATAA
- a CDS encoding Uncharacterized protein (Product derived from UniProtKB/Trembl:D6YTQ6), translating into MKAFCWHCAEEIQDLPKQIPFRLTCPHCDTYLHCCSNCSHYQPGRSNDCKIPGTDWVADRQGINFCEDFVLLGKASPPKKSHLDNVSKRLFGE; encoded by the coding sequence ATGAAGGCTTTTTGCTGGCACTGTGCAGAAGAAATCCAAGATTTACCTAAACAGATTCCCTTTAGACTAACATGTCCTCATTGTGATACTTACTTACACTGCTGCTCCAATTGTAGCCATTACCAGCCAGGGCGTTCCAACGATTGCAAAATTCCTGGAACAGATTGGGTTGCAGATCGACAAGGGATCAACTTCTGCGAAGATTTTGTCCTTTTGGGAAAGGCATCGCCGCCCAAAAAAAGCCATCTTGATAACGTTTCTAAAAGATTATTTGGAGAGTAA